A region of the Pantoea alfalfae genome:
ACTATCTGCGCTTTGCGCTGCTGGGTTGGGTCGGCTGTGAACTGGCGTGCGGCATGGACGCTATGTGGCGTCCCGAGATCGTGCATGCGCATGACTGGCATGCTGGCCTGACCTGTGCCTATCTGGAAGCGCGCGGTCGTCCGGCTAAATCAGTCTTTACCGTGCACAACCTGGCGTACCAGGGGCTATTCATGGCGCATCACATGGATGAGATTGGCCTGCCGTGGTCGTTCTTTAACATGCATGGGCTGGAGTTCTTCGGACAGATCTCCTTCCTGAAAGCGGGACTCTTTTACGCTGACCATATCACGGCGGTAAGCCCGACTTACGCTCATGAAATTACCTCTGCCGAATATGCTTATGGCATGGAAAGCCTGCTGGCACAGCGGATGCTGGAAGGCCGTCTTAGCGGGATCCTTAATGGCGTCGATCCCTCTATCTGGGACCCGGCGCACGATCTGCTGTTGAGCGCGCGCTATAACCGCGACACGCTGGAAGCGAAAGCGGAAAACAAACGGCAGCTGCAGGTGGCGATGGGGCTGAAGGTGGATGATAAAGCGCCGGTATTCTGCGTGATCAGCCGTCTGACCAAACAGAAAGGGCTGGACCTGGTGCTGGAAGCGCTGCCTGGCCTGCTGGCGCAGGGCGGACAGCTGGTGCTGCTGGGACAGGGTGATGCCGAACTGCAACAGGGATTCCTGGCGGCGGCGGCGGAGCATCCGGGCAGTGTCGGCGTACAGATTGGCTATCACGAAGCGTTCTCCCACCGTATTGTCGGTGGCGCGGATGTGATCGTGGTGCCGAGTCGCTTTGAGCCCTGCGGCCTGACACAACTTTATGGCCTGAAGTATGGTACGTTGCCGTTAGTGCGCCGCACCGGCGGGCTGGCGGATACCGTCAATGACAGCTCTCTGGAGAACCTGGCCGACGGTATTGCCAGTGGCTTCAGCTTTGAAGATGCCAATGCCTGGTCGCTGTTACGGGCCATCCGGCGCGCGTTTGTGTTGTGGTCCCGTCCTTCACTGTGGCGTTACGTTCAGCGCCAGGCGATGGCGATGGACTTTAGCTGGCAGGTGGCCGCACAAGCCTACCGTGATCTCTACCAACGTTTGATGTAACGGATTGGGAAAACTGGATATGAATGCACCTTTCACTTACGCCTCACCAACGTTGACGGTTGATGCCTTAAAGCATTCGATTGCCTACAAACTGATGTTTACCATCGGCAAAGATCCCTCGATCGCCAACAAGCACGAGTGGCTCAATGCCTCGTTGCTGGCGGTGCGCGACCGGATGGTGGAGCGCTGGCTGCGTTCCAGCCGTGCCCAGCTCTCTCAGGATGTCCGCCAGGTCTATTACCTGTCGATGGAGTTCCTGATGGGTCGCACCTTAGGGAATGCCCTGCTGGCGATGGGGATCTATGACGATCTCAACCAGGCGCTGGATGAGATGGGTCTGGATCTGGCCGAGCTGATGGAAGAGGAGAACGATCCGGGGCTGGGCAACGGTGGTCTGGGTCGCCTGGCGGCCTGTTTCCTCGATTCACTGGCGACGCTGGGCATGCCGGGCCGCGGTTATGGCATCCGCTATGATTACGGCATGTTCAAACAGAACATTGTGGAAGGTGAGCAGAAAGAGTCGCCGGATTACTGGCTTGAGTATGGTAATCCATGGGAATTCCAGCGTTTCAATACCCGTTACAAAGTACGATTTGGCGGTCGCGTTCAGCACGAAGGCACCAAAGTGCGCTGGCTGGAGACTGAAGAGATTCTGGCGATGGCCTATGACCAGATCATTCCCGGCTTCGACACTGATGCCACAAACACCCTGCGGCTATGGGGCGCGCAGGCCAGCAACGAGATCAACCTCGGTAAGTTCAACCAGGGCGACTACTTCGCGGCAGTGGAAGACAAAAACCACTCAGAGAACGTGTCGCGCGTGCTTTATCCGGATGATTCGACCTACTCAGGCCGTGAGCTGCGTCTGCGTCAGGAGTATTTCCTTGTCTCCGCGACGGTGCAGGACATTCTGAACCGTCACTGGCGGATGCATCAGACCTGGGACAACCTGGCGGATAAAATCGCCATTCACCTGAATGATACCCATCCGGTGCTGGCGATTCCCGAACTGATGCGCCTGCTGATCGACGAACATAAATTCAGCTGGGACAGCGCTTTTGACGTCTGCTGTCAGGTCTTCTCGTATACTAACCATACGCTGATGACTGAAGCGCTCGAGACCTGGCCGGTCGATATGATCGGTAAGATCCTGCCGCGCCACCTCAGCATCATTTTCGAGATTAACGACTTCTTCCTTAAGACGATTCAGGATCACTATCCTGATGACCTGGATCTGCTGTCGCGCATTTCGATCATCGACGAGAACGATGGACGCCGGGTACGCATGGGCTGGCTGGCCGTCGTCGTCAGTCATAAAGTGAATGGCGTGTCAGAGCTGCACTCTAACCTGATGGTCCAGTCGCTGTTTGCCGACTTCTCCCGTCTGTTCCCGGGCCGCTTCTGCAATAAAACCAACGGCGTCACCCCTCGTCGCTGGCTGGCGCTGGCGAACCCGGCGCTATCAGAGGTACTGGATGAGGAGATTGGTCGCAACTGGCGTACCGATCTCAGCCAACTGGATGAGCTGAAAGCACAGATCGACTATCCGGCGTTTATTGAAAAAGTCGCGGTTGCCAAGCATCAGAACAAGCGTCGGCTGGCAGACTGGGTGGCGAAGAATCTGGATGTGGTGCTCGACCCGAACGCGCTGTTTGATGTCCAGATCAAGCGTATTCACGAGTACAAACGTCAGTTGCTCAACGTGCTGCATGTGATCACCCGTTACAACCGCATCAAGGCCGATCCGCAGGCGGATTGGGTGCCGCGCGTGAATATCTTTGCCGGTAAAGCAGCGTCGGCCTATTACGTCGCCAAGCATATTATTCATCTGATTAACGATGTCGCGAATGTGATCAACAATGATCCACAGGTGAAGAACAAACTGAAGGTGGTCTTCATCCCGAACTACAGCGTGAGTCTGGCGCAGATCATTATCCCGGCGGCCGATCTCTCTGAGCAGATCTCGACCGCAGGGACGGAAGCGTCCGGCACCAGTAACATGAAGTTTGCGCTGAACGGCGCGCTGACAATCGGTACGCTGGATGGGGCCAATGTTGAGATGCTGGATCACGTCGGGGAAGAGAACATCTTTATCTTTGGTAATACCACGCCGCAGGTCGAAGCGCTGCGTAAGGGCGGCTATAACCCGCGTGACTATTACGAAGGGGATGAAGAGCTGCACCAGGTGCTGACTCAGATTGCCTCTGGCGTGTTTAGTCCGCAGGATCCGGGCCGTTACCGCAATCTGTTCGACTCTCTGGTTAACTTTGGCGATCACTACCAGTTACTGGCGGATTATCGCAGCTATGTGGATACCCAGGATAAGGTGGATGCGCTCTACCGTAAACCGGATGAGTGGCAGCGCCGCGCGGCGAAAAATATCGCGGGCATGGGCTACTTCTCGTCGGACCGTACCATCCAGGAGTACGCCGATGAGATCTGGAACATTACACCAATAAGGCTGTAGGGTCGGACAGTATGCCTTTCTGACGTTCTTTGCGGCCGGGTAACCGGCCGCATTGTCATCTTTTCTCATGGCATTCCCGCCACCCCGTCGCTTTTTCAGAAGGTTCAGCGTCTTATGACCTCGGTGCCTGTATCTGCCCACAGAGCGAACCAGATCATTACACTCTGGCTGAGAATCGCTACTATGCGGAAAAGCAAAACGATCCGACAGGCAACCGCAGCCCATGAGTGACAACATCAATCAGGAAATTACCTTCCGCAAGCTCAGCGTTTTTATGATGTTTATGAGCAAAGGGAATATCGCCCGCACAGCGGAAGCGCTGGCGCTGAGCAGTGTCAGCGTGCATCGCGCGCTGCACACGCTGGAAGAGGGCATTGACTGTCCGCTGTTTATTCACAAAGGCCGTAATCTGGTGCCGCTGCCTGCCGCCTGGACGCTGCTGGACTACTGTCGCGACGTGACTACCCTGATGGGTAAAGGTATTGAAGAGGCGCGCAAGGTGGCGGGTATCGGCGTGGGTCGTCTGCGGCTTGGCACACTCTACTCGCTAACGCTTGAAACCATTCCCCGGCTGATCATGGGCATGAAACTGCGTCGGCCCACGCTCGAGCTTGATCTGACCATGGGCTCCAATCAGATGCTCATGAATATGCTGGAAGATGACGCGCTGGATGCGATTCTGATCGCCACCGATGAGGGCGAACTCAGCGATGCGCATTTTGATGTGATTCCGCTGTTTGAAGACAGTATTTTTCTGGCTGCGCCAGCCGGGGAGACGCGGGAAAAAACCGGCCCGGTGGATCTGCGTGATTTTGCCGACCGGGATTTTGTTTCACTGGCTGAGGGATTTGCCACCTATACCGGTTCGCAGGAGGCGTTTCAGATAGCCGGATTTGAACCGCGCATAGTCACCCAGGTAAATGACATCTTCTCAATGATAAGCCTGGTGCAGGCGGGCATTGGCCTGGCGCTGATTCCGGGACGAATGAAGAAGGTGTATGAAAACAACATTCAGTTGCTGCCGCTCGCTGAGCCTTGTCA
Encoded here:
- the glgA gene encoding glycogen synthase GlgA; this encodes MQVLHVCSELFPLLKTGGLADVVGALPQAQIAGGTDTRVLLPAFPALRKGIPDLQVVTERETFAGHIRLLFGEFNGVGIYLIDAPGLYDRPGSPYHDESQFAYVDNYLRFALLGWVGCELACGMDAMWRPEIVHAHDWHAGLTCAYLEARGRPAKSVFTVHNLAYQGLFMAHHMDEIGLPWSFFNMHGLEFFGQISFLKAGLFYADHITAVSPTYAHEITSAEYAYGMESLLAQRMLEGRLSGILNGVDPSIWDPAHDLLLSARYNRDTLEAKAENKRQLQVAMGLKVDDKAPVFCVISRLTKQKGLDLVLEALPGLLAQGGQLVLLGQGDAELQQGFLAAAAEHPGSVGVQIGYHEAFSHRIVGGADVIVVPSRFEPCGLTQLYGLKYGTLPLVRRTGGLADTVNDSSLENLADGIASGFSFEDANAWSLLRAIRRAFVLWSRPSLWRYVQRQAMAMDFSWQVAAQAYRDLYQRLM
- the glgP gene encoding glycogen phosphorylase; amino-acid sequence: MNAPFTYASPTLTVDALKHSIAYKLMFTIGKDPSIANKHEWLNASLLAVRDRMVERWLRSSRAQLSQDVRQVYYLSMEFLMGRTLGNALLAMGIYDDLNQALDEMGLDLAELMEEENDPGLGNGGLGRLAACFLDSLATLGMPGRGYGIRYDYGMFKQNIVEGEQKESPDYWLEYGNPWEFQRFNTRYKVRFGGRVQHEGTKVRWLETEEILAMAYDQIIPGFDTDATNTLRLWGAQASNEINLGKFNQGDYFAAVEDKNHSENVSRVLYPDDSTYSGRELRLRQEYFLVSATVQDILNRHWRMHQTWDNLADKIAIHLNDTHPVLAIPELMRLLIDEHKFSWDSAFDVCCQVFSYTNHTLMTEALETWPVDMIGKILPRHLSIIFEINDFFLKTIQDHYPDDLDLLSRISIIDENDGRRVRMGWLAVVVSHKVNGVSELHSNLMVQSLFADFSRLFPGRFCNKTNGVTPRRWLALANPALSEVLDEEIGRNWRTDLSQLDELKAQIDYPAFIEKVAVAKHQNKRRLADWVAKNLDVVLDPNALFDVQIKRIHEYKRQLLNVLHVITRYNRIKADPQADWVPRVNIFAGKAASAYYVAKHIIHLINDVANVINNDPQVKNKLKVVFIPNYSVSLAQIIIPAADLSEQISTAGTEASGTSNMKFALNGALTIGTLDGANVEMLDHVGEENIFIFGNTTPQVEALRKGGYNPRDYYEGDEELHQVLTQIASGVFSPQDPGRYRNLFDSLVNFGDHYQLLADYRSYVDTQDKVDALYRKPDEWQRRAAKNIAGMGYFSSDRTIQEYADEIWNITPIRL
- a CDS encoding LysR family transcriptional regulator; translated protein: MSDNINQEITFRKLSVFMMFMSKGNIARTAEALALSSVSVHRALHTLEEGIDCPLFIHKGRNLVPLPAAWTLLDYCRDVTTLMGKGIEEARKVAGIGVGRLRLGTLYSLTLETIPRLIMGMKLRRPTLELDLTMGSNQMLMNMLEDDALDAILIATDEGELSDAHFDVIPLFEDSIFLAAPAGETREKTGPVDLRDFADRDFVSLAEGFATYTGSQEAFQIAGFEPRIVTQVNDIFSMISLVQAGIGLALIPGRMKKVYENNIQLLPLAEPCQMRQQISIVYSHRRERDNDLLALAAEGRMYARSLTD